The following DNA comes from Kitasatospora sp. NBC_01287.
GAGTCCGGCCAGTACCGCGCGGGGGAACGCCTTCCGGGCGAGAACGAGCTGATGGAGACATACGGGGTCGCCCGGATGACAGCCCGTCAAGCGCTCGGACTGCTCCAGACCGAAGGCCTCGCCGAAGCGCGAAAGGGCTCCGGCGTGTTCGTTCGGGAGTTCCTCATCCGCATCGGGCGCCGGAGCATCCAGCGCCTTGCCGAGGATCAGTGGGGATCGGGCCGGTCGATCTGGTCGGCGGACGTGGAGAACCGGGCGCTGGTGGTCGACCAGGTCGCGGTCACCGAGCAGGGCGCACCGGAGCTCATCGCCGGGGTGCTGGGTATGGAGCCGGGTGAGCCGACGTGCGTCCGGCACCGGCGCTTCGTGCTGGACGGCAAGCCGGTGCTGCTCTCCACCTCCTACCTGCCGGCGTCGCTGGTCGCGGGCACGGCGATCACGCGGCCGGACACCGGGCCGGGCGGCAGCTACGCCCGCCTCGCCGAGATCGGCGCCAAGCCGGTGCACTTCCGCGAGGAGATCCGCTCCAGGATGCCCACCCAGGACGAGAGCGAACGGCTGGAGCTGGGCGCGGGCACACCTGTGGTCCTGGTCTGCCGGACCGCGTACGCCGCAGGAGGTCGGGCGGTCGAGGTCAACGAAATGGTGCTCGACGCGGCGTCCTATGTGCTGGAGTACGACTTCGACGCGTAAATTCCACCGTGGAGGGTCTGTTGAGCAGTTGCTTCGGCCTGGTCGAGCGCCTCACCGGCGTCTACAAGAACATGACCCGGGGGGTGGTCGCGCTGGTCTTCCGTTGCCGCCCGGTGGGCGGTGCGGTGCGGACGTCCGACGAGTCGACGGCCGTACGGTGGCTCACCGAGCAGGACGTGCGCACGCACCTGCACGAGGTCTACGGGGTCCGCCTGCTCGACGCCCTGGCCGCTACCGGTTCGACTGCCCCTCGGGTCCGGGCCCACGACGGGCGGGTGCTGATCGATGAGCGGCGCGGCCGTCTGACAGACGGCCAGAAATAGGACGAGACCGGGCCTGTGCCAGCTTCCCGGGGCATGAGCAGTGCCTGCCGCGCCTCTCAGCCTCGCCAGCCATCGGGCAGCCGGTAGAACGTCGTCGGCAGGACTCCAGCGTGGCCCGCTTTGAAGCGGGTGGGACGCAGCCGACGATCCCGACGTTGGAGAGGCTCGCCGCGGCCCTGGGACTGCGGCTGGTCGTGCGGATGGACAGCGACGAACCACTCCGATCCGACACCGGCGCCATGAGCGCTTGACGAGGCGCGGCAGGCAGCGGCACGACACAGGGCCTGGGCCGTTCGGCCCAGGCCCTGGTGCCTCGGGCGCCCGCTAGCCCGACTGCGACACCGCCAGCTGGAACAGGTTCCCGATCGTGCTGTCGAAGTACGCGCTGTACGAGGTGTCCGGGGAGTTGCCGCCCTGCTGGTAGCCGCCGATGATGCCGATCAGGTCGCCGTTGGCGGTGTTGATCCAGGGGCCGCCGCTGGTGCCGCCCGGGAAGGCGGGGCAGTCGATGCGGCGCTGGTAGGCGGACTGCTGGGTGGTGGCGTTGGAGCAGAGGATCGGGACGTCGGCCGAGCTGGCGTAGCCGTAGAGCCGGACGGTGGCGGTGAAGGACTCGTTGAGGCCCAGCGGGTTGCCGCCGACCACGTCCTGGATCTGCCTTCCGTTCAGCGGGGCGACCTGGAGGATGGCGAAGTCCTGGTCGGGGTCCTGGCTCTGCTTCCAGCCGTTGGTGCTGTAGATCTGGGTCACCTGCCAGACGCCGTAGGGGGTCTGGCCGCTGCGGAACGCGGGGGCGAAGACCAGGCCGCTGGTGCTGCTGACACAGTGGGCGGCGGTGACCAGCAGGTTGCGGGTGGGGCTCTGCACCACGCTCGCCGTGCAGAAGTGGTTGCCGGGGGTGGCGCTCCCGCTGAACAGGGCGCCGACCCGGTCGGTCTCCGGCCCGGCGGGGGCGGTGGCGGTGGTGGGGGCCGAGCGGGTCGCGTCGCCCGAGCCGTCGGTGCCGTCCGAGCCGTCACCGCTGCCGGTGGTCGCGGTGGGCGCGGGGACGGCGGTGTCGCTGGGCGCGGCCGTCGGTGAGGGTGTCAGGGAAGCCGTCGGGGAGGTGGCGGCCGGCGGGGGCAGCTGGGCCACCGGGGCGGCGGTGGGGGCCGGCGGGCCGACCGGGGCGACGGTGGTGGGCGAGGGGGACGAGGACGGCGCGGCGGGGGACTGCGTGGCCTTGGCCGCCGCGACGACGGCCGCGGCTCGGGTGGAGGCGGCCGCCCGGGAGGTGACCAGACTGACGCAGGCGATGGCGATCACCATGGCGGTGGTGAGGGAGAGCACCAGGACCAGCGGACGGTTGACGGGACGACTCTTCTGCCTGCGGTGGCCGCGCTGCTGACTTGTCATCAGGACGGTTTCTCCTGCCCGCGATCGGCGGCCTCGGACGGGCCGGCTGGTCGACGCCCGCGACGGGGAGTCTCGACTACCTGATGACTATTACCCGCCTCACTGGAAAGGTGATGATCCTCGACTGAGAGCCGCGTGAGAATCCACCGCCCGGCGCAGGGCGGGCGGTGGGATCGAGGCCGGGGAACATCATGGCCGACGGTTCGTGGCGGGAGAAGCCCCGGAGCCGCACCATTCAGGACAACCGACTTCAGGACAACCGGCCTCAGGACAACCGGCCTCAGGGCATCCGGCCTCAGGCCGCGGCCCGCACCGACGCCTCCTCGTCCTCCCCGGCCGCCTCACCCGGGCTCGGCCGGTGGTTGACCATGAAGAAGGCCAGCACCGCCGCGAAGAGCAGGATGCCGAGCGCCACCGTGGTGGCCACCGTGTAGCCGTGCACGTTCGCGGTGTTCTGCACCGCGCGGCTGCTCGCGTCCCGGCCGACCAGGTAGGTGGTGGTGGCGGTGGCCGCGATCGTGTTGAGCAGTGCGGTGCCGATCGAGCCGCCGACCTGCTGGGCGGAGTTGATGGTGGCCGAGGCCGCGCCGGTCTCGCGCGGGGCGACGCCGAGGGTGGCCAGGCTCATCGAGGGCATGAAGACCATGCCCATGCCCACGCCGAGCAGGATCTCCGAGGGCAGCACCGTGGTCGCGTACGCGCTGCCCACCTTGAGCTGGGTGATCCAGGCCATCCCGGCGGCGGCCAGCAGCAGGCCCGGCACGATCAGGTTGCGCGAGGGCACCCGGTTCATCAGCCGGGCGGCGAGCCCGGTGGAGCTCAGGATGATCGCGCCCGTCATCGGCAGGAAGGCGACGCCCGTCATCAGTGGCGAGAAGCCCTTGATCTCCTGGAGGTAGTAGGTCAGGAAGAGGAAGAGGCCGAAGAGGCCGATCACGGAGAGTCCGACCGAGAGCGCCGCGCCGCCCCGGTTCCGGTCGCCGACGATGTGCAGCGGCAGCAGCGGATGGTCGGTGCGCCGCTCGGCGAAGACGAAGGTGGCCAGCAGCGCCACGCCCAGGGCCAGGCAGGAGAGCACCAGCCAGTCCGTCCAACCGCGCGACTCGGCCTCCGAGGTGCCGTAGACGATCGCCAGCAGGCCGCCGCAACCGAGCACCGCGCCCGGCAGGTCGAGGGGGATCCGCGAGCCCTTGGCGATGAAGTCGCGGTGCAGCAGGCGCGTCGCGGCGAAGGCCGCGCCCAGCGCGATCGGCACGTTGACGAACAGGCACCAGCGCCAGTCCAGGTACTCGGTGAGCACTCCGCCCGCGATGAAGCCGATGGCGCTGCCGCCGCCCGCGATCGCGCCGAAGATGCCGAAGGCGGTGGCCCGCTCCTTGGCCTGGGTGAAGGTGGTGGAGAGCAGGCCCAGGGCCGAGGGGGCCAGCAGCGCGCCGAAGGCACCCTGCAGGGCGCGGGAGGCGAAGAGCATGTCACCGGAGACCGAGGCGCCGCCGAGCGCGGAGGCGGCGGCGAAGCCGAGCAGTCCGATGATGAAGGTGCGCTTGCGGCCGTAGAGGTCCCCGATCCGGCCGCCGAGCAGCAGCAGGCCGCCGAACGCCAGGGTGTACGCGGTGATCACCCACTGCCGGTCGCCGTTGGAGATGCCCAGGTCCTGCTGGGCGGATGGCAGGGCGATGTTCACGATCGTGATGTCGAGGACGATCATCAGCTGTGCGACGGCGATCACGGCCAGCGCCCGCCAGCGGCGGGGGTCCGGCACCGGGTCGGTCAGGGCGGTTTGCGCGGACACGGGAGCACCCTTCCGGACGGGGGTGCCGTCGGCGTGCGCGGACGGCACTCCTCTCCAGCGAAGCCCTCGGCCGGGGGTGGGGCAAGCAGGATCCGTGACAAAACCGGATAAAAGGTGATCTTTTAGGCAAGCTTTACCCTTTGGTCAAGCTTTGACCGCCGAGCTTGACCGCCGAGCTTGACCGCCGAGCTTCGACCGCTGTGCCCTAACCGCCGAGCTATGA
Coding sequences within:
- a CDS encoding serine protease; this translates as MTSQQRGHRRQKSRPVNRPLVLVLSLTTAMVIAIACVSLVTSRAAASTRAAAVVAAAKATQSPAAPSSSPSPTTVAPVGPPAPTAAPVAQLPPPAATSPTASLTPSPTAAPSDTAVPAPTATTGSGDGSDGTDGSGDATRSAPTTATAPAGPETDRVGALFSGSATPGNHFCTASVVQSPTRNLLVTAAHCVSSTSGLVFAPAFRSGQTPYGVWQVTQIYSTNGWKQSQDPDQDFAILQVAPLNGRQIQDVVGGNPLGLNESFTATVRLYGYASSADVPILCSNATTQQSAYQRRIDCPAFPGGTSGGPWINTANGDLIGIIGGYQQGGNSPDTSYSAYFDSTIGNLFQLAVSQSG
- a CDS encoding MFS transporter: MIVLDITIVNIALPSAQQDLGISNGDRQWVITAYTLAFGGLLLLGGRIGDLYGRKRTFIIGLLGFAAASALGGASVSGDMLFASRALQGAFGALLAPSALGLLSTTFTQAKERATAFGIFGAIAGGGSAIGFIAGGVLTEYLDWRWCLFVNVPIALGAAFAATRLLHRDFIAKGSRIPLDLPGAVLGCGGLLAIVYGTSEAESRGWTDWLVLSCLALGVALLATFVFAERRTDHPLLPLHIVGDRNRGGAALSVGLSVIGLFGLFLFLTYYLQEIKGFSPLMTGVAFLPMTGAIILSSTGLAARLMNRVPSRNLIVPGLLLAAAGMAWITQLKVGSAYATTVLPSEILLGVGMGMVFMPSMSLATLGVAPRETGAASATINSAQQVGGSIGTALLNTIAATATTTYLVGRDASSRAVQNTANVHGYTVATTVALGILLFAAVLAFFMVNHRPSPGEAAGEDEEASVRAAA
- a CDS encoding GntR family transcriptional regulator; translated protein: MAATGEKQPKYRKIANALRTAIESGQYRAGERLPGENELMETYGVARMTARQALGLLQTEGLAEARKGSGVFVREFLIRIGRRSIQRLAEDQWGSGRSIWSADVENRALVVDQVAVTEQGAPELIAGVLGMEPGEPTCVRHRRFVLDGKPVLLSTSYLPASLVAGTAITRPDTGPGGSYARLAEIGAKPVHFREEIRSRMPTQDESERLELGAGTPVVLVCRTAYAAGGRAVEVNEMVLDAASYVLEYDFDA